In Mustelus asterias chromosome 17, sMusAst1.hap1.1, whole genome shotgun sequence, the following are encoded in one genomic region:
- the nhlh2 gene encoding helix-loop-helix protein 2, with the protein MLNSDQTDLDLNPSSSESESVLSDARGGCVRDKPDEAEGKRGVQQTLSREEKRRRRRATAKYRTAHATRERIRVEAFNVAFAELRKLLPTLPPDKKLSKIEILRLAICYISYLNHVLDV; encoded by the coding sequence ATGTTGAACTCCGATCAGACTGACCTAGACCTGAACCCCAGCTCTTCAGAAAGCGAGTCGGTGCTGTCCGATGCCCGGGGAGGCTGCGTGCGGGACAAGCCGGACGAGGCCGAAGGCAAGCGGGGAGTCCAGCAGACACTGAGCCGGGAAGAGAAGCGCCGCCGGCGGCGAGCCACCGCCAAGTACCGCACGGCTCACGCAACCCGGGAGCGCATCAGGGTGGAGGCCTTCAACGTGGCATTCGCTGAACTTCGCAAACTGCTGCCAACTCTACCACCCGACAAAAAGCTCTCCAAAATCGAGATCCTCCGCCTGGCCATCTGTTACATTTCCTACCTGAACCATGTGCTGGATGTCTAg